One Bacillus sp. 1780r2a1 DNA segment encodes these proteins:
- a CDS encoding copper resistance protein CopC produces the protein MKKLIMCLLVMLFTLPTVSFAHTHVQTTVPENGATVTSPLTEIKLSFETHIEKVSTMTVKKDGQELTIDAQEVSGHDLTGTFQEPLPNGEYEVKWNIVGEDGHVMEDAISFTVNVAEDEALPENKETQKEPATEEAEKSSSSDEQTKAESTNENSSFFVIMIVAVLIVAVALIFVFRKKKG, from the coding sequence ATGAAAAAATTAATAATGTGTTTATTGGTAATGTTATTTACTCTTCCAACGGTGAGCTTTGCACATACGCATGTTCAAACAACCGTACCTGAGAATGGAGCAACGGTTACGTCTCCGCTAACTGAAATTAAACTTAGTTTTGAGACGCATATTGAAAAAGTAAGTACAATGACTGTGAAAAAAGATGGACAAGAACTTACTATTGATGCACAGGAAGTATCAGGTCATGATTTAACAGGTACATTTCAAGAGCCGCTTCCAAATGGAGAGTATGAAGTGAAATGGAACATTGTAGGAGAAGATGGACATGTCATGGAAGATGCAATTTCATTTACTGTGAATGTGGCTGAAGACGAAGCACTACCTGAGAATAAAGAAACACAAAAAGAGCCTGCTACAGAAGAAGCTGAAAAAAGCAGCTCTTCGGATGAGCAAACAAAAGCTGAATCAACAAACGAAAATTCATCTTTCTTCGTTATCATGATTGTAGCAGTACTTATCGTCGCAGTAGCACTTATCTTTGTGTTTAGAAAAAAGAAAGGCTGA